One genomic segment of Labilibaculum sp. DW002 includes these proteins:
- the menB gene encoding 1,4-dihydroxy-2-naphthoyl-CoA synthase, with the protein MTTRNWTTIKEYEDIKFDFFEGIAKITINRPEVYNAFRPQTNFDMLDAMDICRERADISVIVFTGTGDKAFCSGGDQNVKGVGGYIDESGVPRLNVLDLHKAIRSMPKPVIAMVNGYAIGGGHVLHVVCDLTIASDNAKFGQTGPKVGSFDAGFGSSYLARQVGQKKAREIWFLCQQYSAKEAEEMGMVNKVVALEDLEDTTVEWCKIMMMRSPMALRMIKRGLNAELDGQRGLMEFAGDATMMYYLMEEAQEGKNAFLEKRDPEFQKFPKFPG; encoded by the coding sequence ATGACAACTAGAAACTGGACAACAATAAAAGAATACGAGGATATCAAATTTGATTTCTTCGAAGGTATTGCAAAGATTACCATTAACCGCCCGGAGGTGTATAATGCATTTCGTCCACAAACGAATTTCGATATGCTTGATGCGATGGATATTTGCCGTGAGCGTGCAGACATTAGTGTAATTGTATTCACTGGAACGGGTGATAAAGCCTTTTGTTCAGGTGGAGACCAAAATGTAAAAGGAGTAGGTGGTTATATCGACGAAAGTGGTGTGCCACGTTTAAATGTTTTGGATTTGCACAAGGCTATTCGCTCAATGCCTAAGCCAGTAATTGCAATGGTAAATGGTTATGCTATTGGTGGTGGTCACGTATTACACGTGGTTTGCGACTTAACGATTGCTTCGGATAACGCTAAGTTTGGACAAACAGGTCCTAAGGTAGGAAGTTTCGATGCAGGTTTTGGTTCTTCATACCTGGCACGCCAGGTTGGTCAGAAAAAAGCGCGTGAAATTTGGTTCCTATGCCAGCAGTATTCTGCCAAAGAAGCTGAAGAAATGGGTATGGTCAACAAAGTTGTTGCTCTTGAAGATTTGGAAGACACAACAGTTGAATGGTGTAAGATTATGATGATGCGTAGTCCTATGGCATTGCGTATGATTAAACGTGGTTTGAATGCTGAACTTGACGGGCAGCGTGGTTTAATGGAATTTGCAGGCGACGCAACCATGATGTATTACTTAATGGAGGAAGCTCAGGAAGGTAAAAATGCTTTCCTTGAAAAGCGTGATCCTGAATTTCAGAAATTCCCTAAATTCCCGGGGTAA
- the menD gene encoding 2-succinyl-5-enolpyruvyl-6-hydroxy-3-cyclohexene-1-carboxylic-acid synthase: MERIYSDIKGVKELIDICWAKGMEYVIVSPGSRNAPLSISFAKDQRIKSLVIVDERSAAYFALGIAQQTRKPVGLVCTSGTALLNYGPAIAEAFYQRIPLVVISADRPVEWIGQDDSQALPQVNVFGEFVKASYQLPLDANDPDDCWYLNRMVNEALTKTLTGRIGPVHINFPLREPLYGVKKYPDTNERVIGKINSVDALSGDTIDAIADIFNSTQKILIVAGLLHPQADLNELLSELTQNKNVVVLTESVSNLQNKEFLPCIDRVICSIKKDELEDFTPDLLINFGGPLVSKMIKSFLRDNRSKEHWFIGQEDHYIDTFKSLTSHIDVSPASFFKQLLPRIKPSDSSYADFWKARDLKVSDLHANYLAGLEWSDMKAFEGILGAIPENGNLHLANSSVVRYAQLFKISNQLTYNSNRGTSGIDGCTSTAVGAALVNNKITTLITGDISFFYDSNALWNKYLQANIKIILINNGGGGIFRFISGPSGVDELEEYFETVQDYKADKLAETYGLDYFYAENKDQLENILPNFYAANEKAAVLEIKTPRTVNDQVLINYFKNIKTKKDDN; this comes from the coding sequence ATGGAGCGAATATACTCGGATATTAAAGGTGTTAAAGAATTAATTGATATCTGTTGGGCAAAAGGAATGGAATACGTAATTGTTTCGCCAGGCTCTCGTAACGCTCCTTTAAGTATTTCTTTTGCGAAAGATCAGCGAATAAAAAGTTTGGTAATTGTCGATGAAAGAAGTGCGGCGTATTTTGCTTTGGGTATTGCTCAGCAAACAAGAAAACCAGTTGGCTTGGTTTGTACTTCAGGAACAGCTTTGTTAAATTATGGACCAGCAATAGCTGAAGCATTTTATCAAAGAATTCCCTTAGTCGTGATATCAGCAGACAGACCAGTGGAATGGATCGGGCAAGATGATTCGCAGGCTTTACCACAAGTAAATGTATTTGGTGAATTTGTTAAAGCAAGCTATCAATTGCCATTAGATGCTAATGATCCAGACGATTGCTGGTATTTAAATAGAATGGTAAATGAGGCTCTAACAAAAACACTTACTGGAAGAATTGGTCCGGTGCATATTAATTTTCCATTGCGAGAGCCTTTGTATGGAGTGAAAAAATATCCAGATACAAATGAAAGAGTTATTGGAAAAATAAATTCGGTTGATGCTTTAAGTGGAGATACAATAGATGCTATTGCTGATATTTTCAATTCAACTCAGAAAATATTAATTGTGGCGGGTTTACTGCACCCGCAAGCCGATTTAAATGAATTACTATCGGAATTGACTCAAAATAAGAATGTAGTAGTTCTTACCGAGTCGGTTTCTAATCTTCAAAATAAAGAATTTCTGCCTTGTATAGATCGAGTGATCTGTTCTATAAAAAAAGACGAATTAGAAGATTTCACTCCTGATTTATTGATTAATTTTGGCGGCCCTTTGGTTTCTAAAATGATTAAATCGTTTTTAAGGGATAATCGATCAAAAGAACATTGGTTTATAGGGCAAGAGGATCACTATATTGATACATTTAAAAGCTTAACATCTCATATAGATGTTAGCCCAGCTTCATTTTTCAAACAATTATTACCAAGAATAAAACCATCGGATAGTTCATATGCCGATTTTTGGAAAGCCAGAGATCTAAAAGTATCTGACTTGCATGCAAATTATTTGGCGGGATTAGAATGGAGCGATATGAAGGCATTTGAAGGCATCTTGGGTGCAATTCCTGAAAATGGAAATTTGCATTTGGCGAACTCATCAGTAGTACGATATGCTCAGCTTTTTAAAATTTCTAACCAATTAACGTACAATTCAAATAGAGGAACTAGCGGAATTGATGGCTGTACATCAACTGCCGTTGGAGCAGCATTGGTGAATAACAAAATTACAACGCTAATTACTGGTGATATTAGTTTTTTCTACGATTCAAATGCTTTATGGAATAAATACTTACAAGCAAATATTAAAATTATCCTGATAAATAATGGAGGAGGAGGCATTTTCCGTTTTATATCTGGTCCATCGGGAGTAGATGAATTAGAAGAATATTTTGAAACAGTTCAAGATTATAAGGCTGATAAATTGGCGGAAACATATGGTTTAGATTATTTTTATGCTGAAAATAAAGATCAGCTAGAAAATATTTTACCAAACTTTTATGCTGCAAATGAGAAAGCGGCAGTTTTAGAAATCAAGACACCAAGAACGGTGAATGATCAAGTACTAATAAATTACTTTAAAAACATAAAAACAAAGAAAGATGACAACTAG